A section of the Ruania halotolerans genome encodes:
- a CDS encoding glycoside hydrolase family 28 protein: protein MHLDDWQDNGPGWHRADAIVRRVQAPTFPRHEARVEDHGALADGVTDCSAAIAAAIDAVRRAGGGRVVLGAGTYLTGPIRLHSNIDLHVSAGATVRFIPEPERYLPPVLTRWQGVEMMGYSPLITAHDAVNVAVTGSGTLDGGADTEHWWPWCGLEEFGWHPGVVEQERDWQHLVELVHQGVPPAERVMAPARNFRPNFIEFYRCEGVWVQGVRIVRSPMWEIHPVLCTGVLVEDVHLDTHGPNNDGVDPESCTDVVIRGCRFDVGDDAIAIKAGREEDAERVDEPCRNVVIEDCTMTMKYGAFTIGSELTSGVRDVYVRRCTIGGPGLWYGLYIKTNAARGGYVENVYVDDVEASELQREFLSCNFLRGEGLRGPRTPTVRHIRITNVRVGRARRALHLAGFAHSPIADVHICDSTFESMAEPDSIENVVGLALTNVHPA, encoded by the coding sequence ATGCACCTCGACGACTGGCAGGACAACGGCCCCGGCTGGCACCGGGCCGATGCCATCGTGCGCCGGGTGCAGGCACCGACCTTCCCCCGTCACGAGGCGCGGGTGGAGGATCACGGCGCCCTCGCCGACGGCGTGACCGACTGCTCCGCCGCGATCGCAGCCGCCATCGACGCCGTGCGACGGGCCGGGGGTGGCCGGGTGGTGCTCGGCGCGGGTACCTATCTCACCGGGCCGATTCGTCTGCACAGCAACATCGACCTGCACGTCAGCGCGGGGGCGACGGTCCGGTTCATCCCCGAGCCGGAGCGCTACCTTCCGCCCGTGCTGACCAGGTGGCAGGGCGTGGAGATGATGGGGTACTCCCCGTTGATCACCGCCCATGATGCCGTGAATGTCGCGGTGACCGGTTCCGGCACCCTCGACGGTGGTGCGGACACCGAGCACTGGTGGCCGTGGTGCGGCCTCGAGGAGTTCGGCTGGCACCCGGGCGTCGTCGAGCAGGAGCGCGACTGGCAGCACCTGGTCGAACTGGTGCACCAGGGCGTGCCGCCGGCCGAGCGCGTCATGGCACCGGCGCGGAACTTCCGGCCGAACTTCATCGAGTTCTACCGCTGTGAGGGGGTCTGGGTGCAGGGCGTGCGGATCGTTCGCTCGCCGATGTGGGAGATTCACCCCGTCCTGTGCACCGGTGTGCTCGTCGAGGATGTGCACCTCGACACCCACGGCCCCAACAACGACGGCGTGGACCCCGAGTCCTGTACCGACGTGGTGATCCGGGGCTGCCGGTTCGACGTCGGCGACGACGCCATTGCCATCAAGGCAGGGCGGGAGGAGGACGCGGAACGGGTCGATGAGCCGTGCCGGAACGTGGTGATCGAGGACTGCACCATGACCATGAAGTACGGCGCCTTCACCATCGGCAGCGAGCTGACCTCCGGAGTCCGTGACGTCTACGTGCGCCGCTGCACGATCGGGGGCCCCGGCCTCTGGTACGGCCTGTACATCAAGACCAACGCCGCACGAGGCGGGTACGTCGAGAACGTCTACGTCGACGACGTGGAAGCCTCTGAGCTCCAGCGCGAGTTCCTCAGTTGCAACTTCCTGCGCGGTGAGGGTCTGCGCGGTCCACGCACCCCGACCGTGCGCCACATCCGCATCACCAACGTCCGGGTCGGCCGGGCCCGACGCGCCCTGCATCTGGCCGGGTTCGCCCACAGCCCCATCGCTGACGTCCACATCTGTGACAGCACGTTCGAGTCGATGGCTGAGCCGGACTCGATCGAGAACGTCGTCGGCCTGGCGCTGACGAATGTCCATCCTGCGTGA
- a CDS encoding acyltransferase codes for MSETRTGIETNPFDRDHYDYSSWFFWVEASEEQKAEQLAQQEQFLRSRPDSSIGERCFISPLAAIQVETLTLGRSSYISGHAYLTGTLLTGPNCTINPFCVIRGNIRLGHSVRIGAHTSMLAFNHTITDPDLPVFKQPTSQRGITIGDDVWIGSHVMVLDGITIGDRAVVGAGSIVTKDVPAGAIVAGNPATVRKWRVPELAPLTAASSPADEPALAEQLRAFDQMVREQAEEVLARSWDAATGRYVDAPGHPPSVRAHCDAVEVAAYLTGDVPSQLSREEHVAWLRGLQDPVSGMIAELDASGRPGPTVTDLSVDDAHYHVLCVGYALEVLGAGFAHPIHAVDRLAADGLVELLDSLPWRGSPWRSSNVADMLGTALLWNTRAGTPHSAATAAGLFGWLHTHVDPRTGMWGADDPRSGRLETVNGFYRTSRGSFAQFGLPLPHPERVVDTVLAHAQDARYFSPDRQNACNVLDVAHPLWLAGRTGAYRQHEIRQVATRLLSDALGHWRPGEGFGFAAESGTGRDPLAETPGLRGTEMWLAIVWYLADLIGVGRSLNYRPSGIHRPEPAGSLAL; via the coding sequence ATGAGCGAGACCAGGACCGGTATCGAGACGAACCCCTTCGACCGCGACCACTACGACTACTCCTCCTGGTTCTTCTGGGTTGAGGCCAGCGAAGAGCAGAAGGCCGAGCAGCTCGCCCAGCAAGAGCAGTTCCTGCGCTCGCGGCCGGACTCCTCGATCGGTGAGCGGTGCTTCATCTCACCGCTGGCCGCCATCCAGGTAGAGACGCTGACGCTCGGGCGCAGCTCCTACATCTCCGGGCACGCCTACTTGACGGGCACGCTGCTGACGGGCCCGAACTGCACGATCAACCCGTTCTGCGTGATCCGGGGAAACATCCGGCTCGGCCACTCGGTGCGGATCGGCGCCCACACGTCGATGCTGGCCTTCAACCACACGATCACCGACCCGGACCTGCCCGTCTTCAAGCAGCCGACCTCCCAGCGGGGCATCACCATCGGCGACGACGTCTGGATCGGTTCGCACGTGATGGTCCTGGACGGGATCACGATCGGTGACCGCGCCGTCGTCGGAGCTGGGTCGATCGTGACCAAGGACGTGCCGGCCGGGGCGATCGTCGCCGGGAACCCGGCGACGGTGCGCAAGTGGCGGGTGCCCGAGCTCGCTCCGCTCACGGCCGCCTCCTCGCCTGCCGATGAACCCGCACTGGCCGAGCAGCTGCGCGCGTTCGACCAGATGGTGCGCGAGCAGGCGGAGGAGGTGCTCGCAAGATCCTGGGACGCGGCCACTGGCCGGTACGTCGATGCGCCGGGGCACCCGCCGTCGGTACGCGCCCATTGCGACGCCGTCGAGGTGGCGGCCTACCTGACCGGCGACGTCCCGTCACAGCTGAGCCGCGAAGAGCACGTCGCGTGGCTGCGCGGGCTGCAGGACCCGGTCTCCGGCATGATCGCCGAGCTCGACGCGTCCGGGCGGCCCGGTCCGACGGTGACCGATCTGAGCGTCGACGATGCGCACTATCACGTGCTCTGCGTCGGGTACGCCCTCGAGGTGCTCGGAGCAGGCTTCGCCCACCCGATCCACGCGGTGGACCGGCTCGCCGCCGATGGACTGGTCGAGCTCCTGGACTCGCTGCCGTGGCGCGGTAGCCCCTGGCGCAGCAGCAACGTCGCCGACATGCTCGGTACGGCGTTGCTGTGGAATACCCGCGCCGGGACACCACACAGTGCCGCCACCGCGGCCGGGCTGTTCGGCTGGTTGCACACCCACGTGGACCCGAGGACGGGGATGTGGGGCGCCGACGACCCGCGCTCGGGCCGGCTGGAGACCGTCAACGGGTTCTACCGCACCTCGCGAGGGTCGTTCGCCCAGTTCGGGCTGCCCCTGCCGCATCCCGAGCGCGTCGTGGACACGGTGCTCGCGCACGCCCAGGACGCCCGCTACTTCAGCCCCGACCGCCAGAACGCATGCAACGTGCTGGATGTCGCGCACCCGTTGTGGCTGGCGGGCCGGACCGGTGCGTATCGCCAGCACGAGATCCGGCAGGTGGCGACCAGGCTGCTGTCCGATGCACTGGGCCACTGGCGGCCTGGAGAGGGTTTCGGCTTCGCGGCCGAGTCCGGTACCGGACGCGACCCCCTGGCCGAGACCCCGGGCCTGCGCGGGACGGAGATGTGGTTGGCCATCGTCTGGTATCTCGCTGACCTCATTGGCGTCGGCCGCTCGCTCAACTACCGCCCCAGTGGGATTCATCGACCCGAACCAGCGGGTTCGCTGGCCCTGTGA
- a CDS encoding extracellular solute-binding protein, with product MSTFNPLERDLDRRSLLRYGAAGAGALATTGVLAACGGDPEAEAPSEIEASGVEGVEQVQLGEEITEGIQYPENYVGPRSYVREPFYTGDATFTVGTKLNPNDVGDWNTNEFTQWMQEQTGVPITYDVVLNEDADLTRVNAQMTAGDMPDAYMMIPFTNDQVSLYGSQGVFQPLEDLIETYAPALRQVMEDYPEWGAALTATDGHKYQMAVPNDCYHCRVSPSRAFINQKYLEAVGAEMPQTTEDLREVLKLFKEQDPSGTGQMIPFSGGGPNDFIDNYIMNSFLYNPGSEGDGGGWLRLNEGKVEFVADKDEWREGLRYLRTLSDDGTLDRSAFTMSSDELLQAGNQGRLGFVRSYYWGFFADISDEPDALWRDYVSVPPLEGPNGVRYANWDWETDRSRPFVITSKCENPEVLVQWLDYMFTLEGSLRAANGTTDNWNFAEEGDVGINGKQAIWDRETWPAPAGTSLGGLALAYNSNDFRLGQVSDPDNPDLEVFLYNATTEYEPYQQPREFYLPSLIFDQTQASRRADIATSIESHVRQHMASFAIGELDINDDAAWEEYVSAFGAMGLPEYLDLHQQVFDARQG from the coding sequence ATGTCTACGTTCAACCCCCTGGAGCGCGACCTCGACCGTCGCTCGCTGCTTCGCTACGGTGCCGCCGGCGCCGGAGCCCTTGCCACGACCGGCGTCCTCGCCGCCTGCGGCGGCGACCCTGAGGCCGAGGCGCCGAGCGAGATCGAGGCGAGCGGCGTCGAGGGCGTCGAGCAGGTGCAGCTCGGCGAGGAGATCACCGAAGGCATCCAGTACCCGGAGAACTATGTCGGCCCTCGCTCCTATGTGAGGGAGCCGTTTTACACGGGGGATGCCACCTTCACCGTCGGCACCAAGCTCAACCCGAACGACGTCGGTGATTGGAACACCAACGAGTTCACCCAGTGGATGCAGGAACAGACCGGCGTCCCGATCACCTACGACGTGGTGCTCAACGAGGACGCCGACCTGACCCGCGTGAATGCACAGATGACGGCCGGGGACATGCCGGACGCCTACATGATGATCCCCTTCACCAACGATCAGGTCTCCCTGTACGGCAGCCAAGGCGTCTTCCAGCCCTTGGAGGACCTCATCGAGACCTACGCACCGGCGCTGCGCCAGGTGATGGAGGACTACCCCGAGTGGGGAGCCGCTCTCACCGCCACGGATGGGCACAAGTACCAGATGGCCGTCCCCAACGACTGTTACCACTGCCGGGTCAGCCCCTCGCGGGCGTTCATCAACCAGAAATATCTCGAGGCGGTCGGGGCCGAGATGCCGCAGACCACCGAGGATCTGCGCGAGGTGCTGAAGCTCTTCAAGGAACAGGATCCGTCCGGCACCGGCCAGATGATTCCGTTCTCCGGCGGCGGTCCGAACGACTTCATCGACAACTACATCATGAACTCGTTCCTGTATAACCCGGGTTCGGAGGGAGATGGTGGTGGGTGGCTGCGCCTGAACGAAGGCAAAGTCGAGTTCGTCGCCGACAAGGATGAGTGGCGCGAGGGACTGCGCTACCTGCGCACCCTCAGCGACGACGGCACCCTGGACCGCTCCGCCTTCACGATGAGCTCCGACGAGCTGCTCCAGGCCGGAAATCAAGGCCGCCTGGGCTTCGTGCGCAGCTACTACTGGGGCTTCTTCGCCGATATCTCCGACGAACCGGACGCCCTATGGCGCGATTACGTCTCCGTGCCACCGCTCGAGGGGCCGAACGGGGTGCGCTACGCGAACTGGGACTGGGAGACCGACCGCAGCCGACCATTCGTCATCACGAGCAAGTGCGAGAACCCCGAGGTACTGGTGCAGTGGCTCGACTACATGTTCACTCTCGAGGGTTCGCTGCGCGCCGCCAACGGAACCACCGACAACTGGAACTTCGCCGAAGAAGGTGACGTCGGTATCAACGGCAAACAGGCCATCTGGGACCGCGAGACCTGGCCCGCCCCGGCCGGGACCAGCCTGGGCGGCCTCGCCTTGGCCTACAACTCCAACGACTTCCGTCTCGGTCAAGTGTCCGACCCGGACAACCCCGACCTGGAGGTATTCCTCTACAACGCGACCACGGAGTACGAGCCCTACCAGCAGCCCCGTGAGTTCTACCTTCCGTCGTTGATCTTCGACCAGACACAGGCCTCCCGTCGCGCGGACATCGCCACCTCGATCGAGAGTCACGTACGTCAGCACATGGCGAGCTTCGCCATCGGCGAGCTCGACATCAACGACGACGCCGCGTGGGAGGAGTACGTGTCCGCGTTCGGTGCCATGGGACTGCCGGAGTACCTCGACCTGCACCAGCAGGTCTTCGACGCGCGTCAGGGGTGA
- a CDS encoding ABC transporter permease — MTSPTTTAPPTPRAPAPGSASRRPTKKHQYPLGLRLKRSWRLYVLLLPPFVYGILFMWAPLYGLQMAFKDFSVALGISGSPWAGLKYLDQFVNSFQFGTVIKNSLILNFYELLALFPLPIVLALLLNVVRNMKFKRTVQLITYAPYFISTVVVVGIIIMLFSPSGGIVNQVIVGMGGQPTDFLSSDFFRHTYVWSGAWQTLGYSAIIYLAALAGIDPQLHEAAKVDGASIVRRIWHIDLPGILPVMVTLLILNMGSMLSVGFEKVLLMQTPLNLDVSEVIDTYSYNVAFASSIPQYSYAAAIGLFKSVIAVIMLVMANWLARRVAKTSLF, encoded by the coding sequence ATGACGTCACCGACGACCACCGCACCGCCCACTCCGAGGGCGCCCGCGCCCGGCTCGGCAAGCCGGAGACCGACGAAGAAGCACCAGTACCCGCTCGGCCTGCGCCTGAAGCGGTCCTGGCGCCTGTACGTCCTGCTGTTGCCGCCGTTCGTCTACGGGATCCTGTTCATGTGGGCGCCGTTGTACGGCCTGCAGATGGCGTTCAAGGACTTCAGTGTGGCGCTGGGGATCAGCGGCAGCCCGTGGGCAGGGTTGAAGTATCTCGATCAGTTCGTGAATTCCTTCCAGTTCGGGACCGTCATCAAGAACTCCCTGATCCTGAACTTCTACGAGTTGCTGGCGCTGTTCCCGCTGCCGATCGTCCTGGCGCTACTGCTGAACGTGGTGCGCAACATGAAGTTCAAACGCACGGTGCAGCTGATCACCTACGCCCCCTACTTCATCTCCACCGTCGTGGTCGTCGGCATCATCATCATGCTGTTCTCCCCGAGCGGCGGCATCGTCAACCAGGTGATCGTCGGAATGGGCGGCCAGCCGACCGACTTCCTCAGCTCCGATTTCTTCCGGCACACCTACGTCTGGTCCGGTGCCTGGCAGACGCTGGGCTACTCGGCAATCATCTACCTCGCGGCGCTGGCAGGTATCGACCCCCAGCTGCACGAGGCGGCGAAGGTGGACGGTGCCTCGATCGTGCGCCGCATCTGGCACATCGACCTCCCGGGCATCCTGCCGGTGATGGTGACGCTGCTGATCCTCAACATGGGCTCGATGCTCTCTGTCGGCTTCGAGAAGGTTCTGCTCATGCAGACGCCCCTGAACCTCGATGTCTCGGAGGTGATCGACACCTACTCCTACAACGTCGCCTTCGCCTCCTCGATCCCCCAGTACTCCTACGCCGCCGCCATCGGACTGTTCAAGTCCGTGATCGCCGTCATCATGCTCGTGATGGCCAACTGGCTGGCGCGGCGAGTCGCCAAGACGAGCCTGTTCTGA
- a CDS encoding carbohydrate ABC transporter permease, translating into MLRARRMKYTGGDAAFMISTYVLLAVFTLSVLYPLVFVLSASVSSADALTRGDVWLWPVGINVDAYTEVFGSPRLVRGFLNSVLYTVLGSAIGTFLTLLAGYVLSRDDLPFRRSLMFFFLIPFLFSAGIIPTYMIVNALGLMNSIWAVVLPGVLNVFNMIITMTFYRLNIPKEMLEAAQVDGATDFRFFFRMAIPLSKPIIAVNVLFYAITQWNGWFNALLYLSDDTLFPLQLVLREILTQSQVDPSMIGGDVSELIRRKELFDKLKYALIVVAMIPPMIAYPFVQKHFTKGALIGSLK; encoded by the coding sequence ATGCTCCGTGCTCGCCGGATGAAGTACACCGGGGGCGATGCCGCCTTCATGATCAGCACCTACGTGCTGCTGGCGGTGTTCACCCTGTCCGTGCTCTACCCGCTCGTCTTCGTGCTGAGCGCGTCGGTCTCCAGTGCCGACGCGCTCACGCGCGGCGACGTCTGGTTGTGGCCGGTCGGAATCAACGTCGACGCGTACACGGAGGTATTCGGCTCGCCACGCCTGGTGCGAGGCTTCCTCAACTCGGTGCTCTACACGGTGCTGGGCTCGGCGATCGGGACATTCCTGACGTTGTTGGCCGGCTACGTGCTCTCACGGGATGATCTGCCCTTCCGGCGGAGCCTGATGTTCTTCTTCCTCATCCCGTTCCTGTTCAGCGCCGGGATCATCCCGACCTACATGATCGTGAACGCGCTCGGTCTGATGAACTCCATCTGGGCGGTCGTGCTGCCCGGCGTGCTGAACGTCTTCAACATGATCATCACGATGACGTTCTACCGGCTGAACATTCCCAAGGAGATGCTCGAGGCGGCGCAGGTGGACGGTGCCACTGACTTCCGCTTCTTCTTCCGGATGGCCATCCCGCTGAGCAAGCCGATCATCGCGGTGAACGTGCTGTTCTACGCGATCACGCAGTGGAATGGCTGGTTCAACGCGCTGCTCTACCTCTCGGATGACACGTTGTTCCCGTTGCAGCTGGTGCTGCGCGAGATCCTCACCCAGAGCCAGGTGGACCCGTCCATGATCGGCGGTGATGTCTCCGAGTTGATCCGGCGCAAGGAACTCTTCGACAAGCTCAAGTACGCCCTGATCGTGGTCGCGATGATCCCGCCCATGATCGCCTATCCGTTCGTCCAGAAGCACTTCACCAAGGGTGCGCTGATCGGATCGCTCAAGTGA